One Vulpes lagopus strain Blue_001 chromosome 18, ASM1834538v1, whole genome shotgun sequence DNA window includes the following coding sequences:
- the SYS1 gene encoding protein SYS1 homolog isoform X1 encodes MAGQFRSYVWDPLLILSQIVLMQTVYYGSLGLWLALVDGLVRSSPSLDQMFDAEILGFSTPPGRLSMMSFILNALTCALGLLYFIRRGKQCLDFTVTVHFFHLLGCWFYSSRFPSALTWWLVQAVCIALMAVIGEYLCMRTELKEIPLNSAPKSNV; translated from the exons ATGGCGGGCCAGTTCCGCAGCTACGTCTGGGACCCGTTGTTGATCCTGTCGCAGATCGTCCTCATGCAGACCGTCTACTACGGCTCGCTCGGCCTGTGGTTGGCGCTGGTGGATGGGCTGGTGCGCAGCAGCCCCTCGCTGGACCAGATGTTCGACGCCGAG ATCCTGGGCTTTTCCACCCCTCCAGGCCGGCTGTCCATGATGTCCTTCATCCTCAACGCCCTCACCTG TGCCCTGGGCTTGCTGTACTTCATCCGGCGAGGGAAGCAGTGTCTGGATTTCACTGTCACTGTCCATTTCTTTCACCTCCTGGGCTGCTGGTTCTACAGCTCCCGTTTCCCCTCGGCGCTGACCTGGTGGCTGGTTCAAGCCGTGTGCATTGCACTCATGGCTGTCATCGGGGAGTACCTGTGCATGCGGACGGAGCTCAAGGAGATCCCCCTCAACTCAGCCCCTAAATCCAATGTCTAG
- the SYS1 gene encoding protein SYS1 homolog isoform X2 has protein sequence MAGQFRSYVWDPLLILSQIVLMQTVYYGSLGLWLALVDGLVRSSPSLDQMFDAEILGFSTPPGRLSMMSFILNALTWS, from the exons ATGGCGGGCCAGTTCCGCAGCTACGTCTGGGACCCGTTGTTGATCCTGTCGCAGATCGTCCTCATGCAGACCGTCTACTACGGCTCGCTCGGCCTGTGGTTGGCGCTGGTGGATGGGCTGGTGCGCAGCAGCCCCTCGCTGGACCAGATGTTCGACGCCGAG ATCCTGGGCTTTTCCACCCCTCCAGGCCGGCTGTCCATGATGTCCTTCATCCTCAACGCCCTCACCTG